One genomic window of Equus caballus isolate H_3958 breed thoroughbred chromosome 6, TB-T2T, whole genome shotgun sequence includes the following:
- the MYL6B gene encoding myosin light chain 6B, with amino-acid sequence MPPKKDIPVKKPAGPPISKPAAKPAAPAAPPAKPKPEPAPAVPPVIPVPPAPQKTQEPPIDLSKVVIEFNKDQLEEFKEAFELYDRVGDGKIQFSQCGDVMRALGQNPTNAEVLKVMGYPKSDELKSRRVDFETFLPMLQAVSKPRDQGTYQDYLEGLRVFDKEGDGKVMGAELRHVLTTLGERMTEDEVEAVLAGHEDSNGCINYEAFLKHILSV; translated from the exons ATGCCTCCCAAGAAGGATATTCCTGTGAAGAAACCAGCGGGGCCCCCTATCTCCAAGCCTGCTGCCAAGCCAGCAGCACCAGCGGCCCCTCCAGCCAAGCCTAAGCCTGAGCCAGCTCCAGCTGTCCCTCCAGTTATTCCTGTCCCTCCGGCCCCTCAGAAAACCCAGGAGCCCCCCATCGATCTCTCCAAAGTGGTG ATCGAGTTTAACAAGGACCAGCTCGAGG AGTTCAAAGAAGCCTTTGAGCTGTATGACCGAGTAGGGGATGGCAAGATCCAGTTCAGCCAATGTGGGGATGTGATGAGGGCCCTGGGCCAGAACCCCACCAACGCCGAGGTGCTCAAGGTCATGGGGTACCCCAAGAGTGATG AGCTGAAGTCCCGCCGTGTGGACTTCGAGACTTTCCTGCCCATGCTCCAGGCAGTGTCCAAGCCCCGGGACCAAGGCACATACCAAGACTACCTGGAGGGGCTTCGTGTGTTTGACAAAGAAGGGGACGGCAAAGTCATGGGAGCGGAGCTCAGACATGTCCTCACCACCCTGG GAGAGAGGATGACTGAAGACGAGGTGGAGGCTGTTCTGGCAGGACATGAGGACAGCAACGGCTGCATCAACTATGAAG cCTTCCTGAAGCACATCTTAAGCGTCTGA
- the MYL6 gene encoding myosin light polypeptide 6 isoform X1, translating into MCDFTEDQTAEFKEAFQLFDRTGDGKILYSQCGDVMRALGQNPTNAEVLKVLGNPKSDEMNVKVLDFEHFLPMLQTVAKNKDQGTYEDYVEGLRVFDKEGNGTVMGAEIRHVLVTLGEKMTEEEVEMLVAGHEDSNGCINYEELVRMVLNG; encoded by the exons ATG TGTGACTTCACCGAGGACCAGACTGCAG AGTTCAAGGAGGCGTTCCAGCTGTTTGACCGAACAGGGGATGGCAAGATCCTGTACAGCCAGTGTGGGGACGTGATGAGGGCGCTGGGCCAGAACCCCACCAACGCCGAGGTGCTCAAGGTCCTGGGGAACCCCAAGAGTGATG AGATGAATGTGAAGGTGCTGGACTTTGAGCACTTCCTGCCCATGCTGCAGACTGTGGCCAAGAACAAGGACCAGGGCACCTATGAGGACTACGTTGAAGGCCTTCGGGTGTTTGACAAGGAAGGGAATGGCACTGTCATGGGGGCTGAAATCCGGCATGTTCTCGTCACCCTGG GTGAGAAGATGACAGAGGAAGAAGTAGAGATGCTGGTGGCAGGGCATGAGGACAGCAATGGTTGTATCAACTATGAAG AGCTCGTCCGCATGGTGCTGAATGGCTGA
- the MYL6 gene encoding myosin light polypeptide 6 isoform X2, whose product MCDFTEDQTAEFKEAFQLFDRTGDGKILYSQCGDVMRALGQNPTNAEVLKVLGNPKSDEMNVKVLDFEHFLPMLQTVAKNKDQGTYEDYVEGLRVFDKEGNGTVMGAEIRHVLVTLGEKMTEEEVEMLVAGHEDSNGCINYEAFVRHILSG is encoded by the exons ATG TGTGACTTCACCGAGGACCAGACTGCAG AGTTCAAGGAGGCGTTCCAGCTGTTTGACCGAACAGGGGATGGCAAGATCCTGTACAGCCAGTGTGGGGACGTGATGAGGGCGCTGGGCCAGAACCCCACCAACGCCGAGGTGCTCAAGGTCCTGGGGAACCCCAAGAGTGATG AGATGAATGTGAAGGTGCTGGACTTTGAGCACTTCCTGCCCATGCTGCAGACTGTGGCCAAGAACAAGGACCAGGGCACCTATGAGGACTACGTTGAAGGCCTTCGGGTGTTTGACAAGGAAGGGAATGGCACTGTCATGGGGGCTGAAATCCGGCATGTTCTCGTCACCCTGG GTGAGAAGATGACAGAGGAAGAAGTAGAGATGCTGGTGGCAGGGCATGAGGACAGCAATGGTTGTATCAACTATGAAG CGTTTGTGAGGCATATCCTGTCGGGGTGA